From Salvia splendens isolate huo1 chromosome 16, SspV2, whole genome shotgun sequence, a single genomic window includes:
- the LOC121771700 gene encoding LRR receptor-like serine/threonine-protein kinase RPK2, with amino-acid sequence MGPSPPVAKWRHLCSPLNLLIFVLALFSARYDAVSSSDSDKSALLELKASLSDPHGLLSSWNPQSPDHCSWAGLSCDSGSRVVALNITGGGNSLSCARISRFPLYGFGNRRPCLGKVQILGKLSAAVAKLRELRILSLPFNELSGEIPVEIWGLEKLEVLDLEGNLISGSLPSQFSGLRSLRVLNLGFNQINGGIPSSLSNCSGLQIVNLAGNQINGSIPQFIGEFRDFWGLYLSYNLLTGLIPVEIGDNCGKLEHLDLSGNYLTDGIPKTIGNCRGLKTLLLYSNLLEDEIPSQLGQLSELEVLDISRNSFSGAIPKELGNCTKLSILVLSNLWDPLPNVSSLGGGYSSDKLAYTTDDYNFYEGSIPVEVTSLSNLRMLWAPRAILRGDFPANWGSCSNLELLSLPNNFFSGKISDGLSNCKKLHFLDLSLNKLSGGINDKLPVPCMTFFDISGNSLSGPIPEFEYEECPPIQSINVDAFDVYDPSLAYVTYFGYRNQIETALPVNRIGASLLVMHNFGSNNLNGPLQAMPVSSSRLGKQTAYAFLAGGNNLTGSFLGAFSEKCDLAGGIIVNVTNNRLFGQVPADIAELCKTLTVLDVSSNQISGSLPPTIGDMASLRVLDVSRNLLQGPVPASLGRIKDLRFLSLSGNKLDGPIPPSLGQLQSIEVLDLSSNVLSGGIPDVLVKLRNLTVLLLNNNRLSGPIPLGIASVSTLSAFNVSFNDLSGPLPVLSNVIKCDSFVGNPSLRCSPSSPSDQRGGTGDDGTISPASPSRKRGKGSLRSVEIASITSATAIVSVLIALVVLFLYTRKCKPRSRVSGTVRKEVIVFNEIAVPLTYENVVRGTGGFNTNNCIGNGGFGATFKAEIAPGVLVAIKRLAIGRFQAIQQFDAEIKTLARLRHRNLVMLIGYHASETEMFLIYNYLPGGNLEKFIQERSSRAVDWRVLHKIALDVAHALAYLHDQCVPRVLHRDVKPSNILLDQDHNAYLSDFGLARLLGTSETHATTGVAGTFGYVAPEYAMTCRVSDKADVYSYGVVLLELISDKKALDPSFSSYGNGFNIVAWACMLLRQGRAKELFTAGLWDVGPHDDLVEILHLAVVCTVETLSNRPTMKQVVRRLKQLQPPSC; translated from the coding sequence ATGGGTCCTTCTCCTCCTGTGGCGAAATGGCGCCATCTCTGTTCCCCGTTGAACCTCTTGATTTTCGTTCTTGCTCTGTTTTCAGCTCGGTACGACGCCGTTTCCTCCTCCGATTCGGACAAATCTGCCCTCTTGGAGCTGAAGGCGTCGCTTTCGGACCCTCACGGACTGCTGAGCAGCTGGAATCCCCAAAGCCCGGATCACTGCTCGTGGGCCGGGCTCTCCTGCGATTCGGGCTCTCGGGTCGTGGCGTTGAACATTACTGGCGGAGGTAATTCTCTCTCTTGTGCTAGAATTTCTCGATTCCCACTGTATGGTTTCGGAAATAGGAGGCCTTGTTTGGGTAAAGTTCAAATCTTGGGTAAATTGTCTGCTGCTGTTGCTAAGCTTCGTGAACTCAGGATTTTGTCACTGCCTTTTAATGAATTGAGTGGTGAGATTCCTGTGGAGATTTGGGGTTTGGAGAAGCTCGAGGTTCTTGACCTCGAAGGGAACTTGATCTCGGGCTCGTTGCCTAGCCAGTTCAGTGGGTTGAGGAGCTTGAGGGTTCTTAACTTGGGGTTCAATCAGATCAATGGTGGTATACCGAGTTCGTTGTCCAATTGTTCGGGGCTCCAGATTGTTAATCTAGCTGGGAATCAAATTAACGGGTCGATTCCACAGTTTATTGGTGAATTTAGGGATTTTTGGGGGCTTTATTTGTCATACAATCTGCTCACTGGATTGATACCAGTTGAGATAGGAGACAATTGTGGGAAGCTCGAGCATTTGGATCTTTCGGGGAATTATTTGACTGATGGAATTCCAAAAACGATTGGGAACTGTCGGGGGTTGAAGACGCTGCTTCTGTACTCTAACCTGTTGGAGGATGAGATTCCGAGTCAGCTTGGTCAGTTGAGTGAGCTTGAAGTGCTGGACATCTCGAGGAACAGTTTTAGTGGTGCTATACCGAAGGAACTTGGTAACTGTACAAAGCTGTCTATCCTTGTGTTGTCGAACCTATGGGATCCTCTTCCAAATGTTTCGAGCTTAGGGGGTGGTTATTCATCGGATAAGTTGGCGTATACTACCGATGACTACAATTTTTATGAAGGTTCAATCCCGGTAGAGGTTACTAGCCTCTCAAATTTGAGGATGCTTTGGGCTCCTCGAGCAATTCTGCGAGGAGATTTCCCTGCTAACTGGGGCTCCTGCAGCAATTTGGAGCTGTTGAGTTTGCCTAATAACTTTTTCTCTGGAAAAATCTCAGATGGGCTTAGCAACTGCAAGAAGCTTCATTTTCTTGACCTGAGTTTGAACAAACTTAGTGGAGGGATCAACGACAAACTTCCCGTTCCTTGTATGACTTTCTTTGATATCAGTGGAAATTCGCTGTCGGGTCCTATCCCCGAATTTGAGTATGAAGAATGTCCTCCTATTCAATCCATAAATGTGGATGCTTTCGATGTGTATGATCCTTCATTGGCATATGTAACATATTTTGGATACagaaatcagatcgaaactgcTTTGCCAGTGAATAGGATTGGTGCGAGTCTCTTGGTTATGCACAACTTTGGTTCTAACAACCTTAATGGCCCACTGCAGGCAATGCCCGTTTCATCTTCAAGATTAGGGAAGCAAACAGCTTATGCCTTTCTTGCTGGCGGAAACAATCTTACCGGAAGCTTTCTTGGAGCTTTCTCCGAGAAGTGTGATCTTGCTGGAGGTATAATCGTTAATGTCACAAACAACAGGTTGTTTGGTCAAGTTCCAGCAGATATCGCCGAGTTGTGCAAAACACTGACTGTGTTGGATGTTTCCAGTAATCAGATTTCTGGAAGTCTGCCTCCCACCATCGGAGACATGGCTTCATTGCGCGTTCTTGATGTAAGTCGGAATCTGTTGCAAGGTCCGGTTCCTGCCAGCCTTGGCCGGATAAAAGATCTCAGATTTCTTTCGTTGTCCGGAAATAAGCTTGATGGCCCCATACCTCCAAGCTTGGGGCAGCTGCAGTCTATTGAAGTTCTTGATCTATCATCGAATGTGTTATCCGGTGGAATTCCCGACGTGCTTGTGAAGCTGAGAAACTTGACAGTCCTTCTCCTCAACAATAATAGGCTATCTGGGCCGATCCCCCTCGGTATTGCAAGTGTATCTACCCTATCGGCGTTCAATGTGTCATTCAACGATTTGTCCGGGCCACTGCCTGTGCTCAGTAATGTGATCAAATGTGATAGCTTTGTTGGGAATCCTTCTCTACGTTGTTCTCCCTCCTCACCATCTGATCAACGAGGGGGCACAGGAGATGACGGCACGATTTCTCCTGCATCTCCAAGCCGGAAACGAGGGAAGGGTTCCCTCCGTTCTGTCGAAATTGCCTCTATAACATCGGCGACAGCCATTGTATCGGTGCTGATTGCTCTGGTTGTACTTTTCTTATACACGAGAAAGTGCAAGCCGAGGTCCAGAGTGAGTGGAACTGTTCGGAAGGAAGTAATCGTCTTCAACGAAATAGCAGTGCCTCTGACGTACGAGAATGTGGTCCGTGGCACGGGGGGCTTCAACACGAACAACTGCATCGGGAATGGTGGATTTGGAGCAACATTCAAAGCGGAGATCGCTCCCGGTGTCCTAGTGGCCATCAAACGGCTCGCCATCGGGCGTTTCCAAGCCATCCAGCAGTTTGATGCGGAGATCAAAACCCTAGCCCGGCTCCGACACCGGAACCTTGTCATGTTGATCGGGTATCACGCGAGCGAAACCGAGATGTTTCTTATATACAACTATCTGCCCGGTGGCAACCTAGAGAAGTTCATCCAGGAGAGGTCCAGTAGAGCCGTTGATTGGAGGGTGCTGCACAAGATCGCCCTCGATGTCGCCCACGCGCTCGCCTACCTGCACGACCAGTGCGTGCCCCGCGTCCTCCACCGCGACGTGAAGCCTAGCAACATCTTGCTGGATCAGGACCACAACGCATACCTCTCCGACTTCGGGCTTGCTCGGCTGCTCGGGACTTCGGAGACGCACGCGACGACCGGCGTGGCTGGGACGTTTGGGTACGTCGCGCCCGAGTATGCCATGACTTGCCGTGTCTCCGACAAGGCCGACGTCTACAGCTACGGGGTCGTGCTTCTCGAGCTGATTTCCGACAAGAAGGCGCTCGATCCGTCGTTCTCTTCCTACGGGAACGGGTTCAACATCGTTGCTTGGGCGTGCATGCTCTTGCGGCAAGGCCGGGCCAAGGAGCTGTTCACGGCCGGGTTGTGGGACGTGGGCCCGCACGACGATCTGGTCGAAATCCTCCACTTGGCCGTGGTGTGTACGGTTGAAACTCTGTCAAACCGGCCGACGATGAAGCAGGTGGTGCGGCGGTTGAAACAGCTTCAACCACCATCTTGTTAG